One Leptolyngbya subtilissima AS-A7 genomic window carries:
- the nagA gene encoding N-acetylglucosamine-6-phosphate deacetylase, producing MSSRFTTEPSVNSSKPATGAIYPRYALNHCTLYTGRRVLQNYALVIEGSRILDLVPEAQLPSDLPYLDGQGWAVAPGLIDLQLNGCGGVMFNDAITADTLETMHRTNLQSGTTSFLPTLITTTDQAMDDAMALVAQYRQQQPYQVLGLHLEGPYLNSKRGGIHSQAHIRSADRAMIDRIAQAGPEVVKLVTLAPEVVSPEYIRQLAEAGILVSAGHSEASFEEALVGFEAGVGMVTHLFNAMSGWQGRSPGLVGAVLSQADVYAGVIVDGHHVHYSSIDLAHRIKQDHLVLVTDATPPVGTTLESFVIGGQEVFYRDGKCVSADGTLGGAALTLIDAIENCVRRVGIPLAESLRMATLYPARAIGVDHSLGLLSPGYQANITLFDADTFTVKGVIDQGVLAWSTTDLEKQSEPLDVRTR from the coding sequence ATGTCCTCTAGGTTTACGACTGAGCCTAGCGTCAATAGTTCTAAGCCCGCTACAGGAGCCATCTACCCTCGCTATGCCCTTAACCACTGTACTCTCTACACCGGCCGGAGGGTGCTGCAAAACTACGCGTTGGTGATAGAGGGTAGCCGTATTTTAGACCTTGTACCTGAGGCCCAACTGCCGTCAGACTTACCTTATCTCGACGGTCAGGGCTGGGCAGTGGCCCCCGGCCTTATTGATCTACAGCTCAATGGCTGCGGCGGCGTGATGTTCAATGACGCCATCACCGCCGACACCCTTGAAACCATGCACCGCACCAACCTGCAGAGCGGCACTACGAGTTTTTTGCCCACATTAATCACAACTACTGACCAGGCGATGGACGACGCTATGGCCCTAGTAGCTCAGTACCGTCAGCAGCAGCCATATCAAGTCTTGGGGCTCCATTTAGAAGGCCCCTATCTCAACTCCAAGCGAGGAGGAATTCACAGTCAAGCCCATATTCGCTCTGCCGATAGGGCCATGATCGATCGCATAGCCCAGGCTGGGCCAGAGGTGGTCAAGCTGGTCACGTTAGCCCCCGAAGTTGTCTCCCCAGAATACATTCGGCAGCTGGCTGAAGCAGGCATTTTGGTATCTGCCGGGCACTCTGAGGCTAGCTTTGAGGAGGCATTGGTCGGCTTTGAGGCTGGAGTTGGTATGGTCACGCACTTGTTTAATGCCATGTCTGGATGGCAAGGGCGTAGTCCTGGTCTGGTTGGGGCGGTGTTGAGCCAGGCCGATGTCTATGCCGGCGTCATTGTGGATGGACACCATGTTCACTATAGTTCTATCGACCTAGCGCATCGGATCAAACAAGACCATCTGGTGCTCGTTACCGACGCCACACCCCCCGTAGGCACCACTCTAGAATCCTTCGTCATCGGCGGGCAGGAAGTGTTTTATCGAGACGGCAAGTGCGTCTCTGCCGATGGCACCCTTGGGGGAGCAGCGCTGACACTGATAGACGCCATAGAGAACTGCGTGCGTCGAGTGGGCATTCCCCTGGCAGAATCCCTGCGGATGGCGACTCTATACCCAGCCCGAGCCATCGGAGTTGACCACAGTCTTGGGCTATTGTCTCCGGGCTACCAGGCCAACATAACCCTATTTGACGCTGACACGTTCACCGTAAAAGGGGTAATTGATCAAGGCGTACTGGCTTGGTCTACAACAGACCTGGAAAAACAGTCAGAACCCTTAGATGTGAGGACGAGGTAG
- a CDS encoding VOC family protein, with the protein MLRPFHVAFPVYDLNSTRHFYETVLGCSVGRTSSTWIDFNLFGHQITAHQAEPQSVVPTNAVDGHNVPVSHWGVILTPAEWHALADRLRQAQVEFLIEPYQRFVGEVGEQFTLFITDPSGNALEFKAFAQDESIFAPAGVS; encoded by the coding sequence ATGCTTCGCCCCTTTCATGTGGCGTTTCCAGTGTACGACCTGAACAGCACACGTCACTTCTATGAAACCGTGCTGGGCTGCTCGGTAGGGCGCACGTCATCGACCTGGATTGACTTTAATCTGTTTGGCCACCAGATCACGGCTCATCAAGCTGAGCCTCAATCCGTCGTGCCTACTAATGCGGTGGATGGTCACAACGTACCGGTTAGCCACTGGGGCGTTATTCTCACCCCGGCTGAATGGCACGCCTTGGCCGACCGCCTGCGCCAAGCCCAGGTAGAGTTTTTAATCGAGCCCTATCAACGGTTTGTGGGCGAGGTCGGAGAGCAGTTTACGCTATTTATCACTGACCCCAGCGGTAACGCCTTAGAATTTAAGGCTTTTGCCCAAGACGAAAGCATTTTTGCCCCAGCGGGGGTGTCGTAA
- a CDS encoding response regulator yields the protein MGAVSVQIIEGNPHLRSLLGWHLQQAGYRVFQSADVVRTRDLFQSRQPDLVILDSQLPDGDGVELCKWLHSQGQPLIMILSACNTETDIVTGLRAGADDYMTKPFGMQEFLARVEALTRRVRLMSAPASLTYGDLNIDLVQRRVNFRGDYIDLTPQEFSLLYVLTQAAGSPLSRTDLLRRAWPDAIDNPRTVDTHILSLRKKIEVDPRQPNIIQTVRNVGYRFNVERVSAESNGHSPRVGASLASSYLS from the coding sequence GTGGGCGCTGTATCGGTACAGATTATTGAGGGCAACCCCCATTTGCGATCGCTCCTGGGCTGGCATCTTCAGCAAGCTGGCTACAGGGTTTTTCAGTCGGCAGATGTTGTCCGCACTCGTGACCTTTTTCAGAGCCGACAGCCAGACTTAGTCATTTTAGACTCGCAACTTCCCGACGGGGACGGTGTTGAGCTGTGTAAGTGGTTGCACAGCCAGGGGCAACCCCTGATTATGATTCTCTCGGCCTGCAATACAGAAACCGATATCGTGACCGGACTAAGAGCCGGAGCCGACGACTACATGACCAAGCCCTTCGGCATGCAGGAATTTTTGGCCCGAGTCGAGGCGCTAACCCGGCGCGTACGGCTGATGAGTGCGCCAGCATCTCTCACTTATGGCGACTTGAACATTGACCTAGTGCAGCGGCGCGTCAACTTTCGCGGCGACTACATCGATTTGACCCCCCAGGAATTTAGCCTGCTATACGTGCTGACTCAAGCGGCCGGCTCTCCCCTGAGCCGTACCGATTTACTGCGGCGCGCTTGGCCTGATGCGATCGACAATCCTAGAACCGTCGACACCCACATTCTCTCCCTACGCAAAAAGATTGAGGTTGACCCGAGGCAGCCTAATATCATTCAAACAGTGCGCAACGTGGGCTATCGCTTCAATGTTGAGCGCGTTTCCGCCGAGTCTAACGGCCATAGCCCTCGGGTTGGCGCCTCCCTAGCCTCTTCCTATTTGAGTTAA
- a CDS encoding TerB family tellurite resistance protein — protein sequence MPIQPPLPPSITPSQMTLLRIASTMAWSDGHLADEEVGVMLDQFSRLFASDAGQQAALRDELRDYLMQNLPLEELVPKLTRPAERELVLKLGRQVISASARTPGEELINQQEADAYNRLVSLLDLPDEVVQRIEQDTSSLDTDHDSLIDQLAAELKSFVQGS from the coding sequence ATGCCTATTCAACCTCCCCTGCCTCCGTCCATCACCCCCAGCCAGATGACTCTGCTGCGCATTGCATCAACCATGGCTTGGAGCGACGGCCACCTGGCCGACGAAGAAGTGGGTGTCATGCTCGATCAGTTCAGCCGTCTGTTTGCCAGCGATGCTGGTCAGCAGGCTGCGCTGCGGGATGAGTTGCGCGACTACTTAATGCAAAACCTGCCCCTAGAAGAACTAGTGCCCAAGCTTACCCGCCCTGCCGAGCGAGAGCTGGTGCTTAAACTGGGCCGCCAGGTGATTAGTGCTAGTGCCCGTACTCCCGGCGAAGAGCTGATCAATCAACAGGAAGCAGATGCCTACAACCGTTTAGTGTCGCTGCTTGATTTGCCCGATGAGGTTGTACAGCGCATCGAGCAAGACACCAGTTCCTTGGATACAGACCATGACAGCCTAATTGATCAGCTGGCGGCCGAGTTGAAGAGCTTTGTTCAGGGATCCTAG
- a CDS encoding sensor domain-containing diguanylate cyclase, with protein sequence MTFIPSIDASQLLDFNTAALAVLNHLHDRLGFDLWMVTRTEGEDWIVLQADDTGYGVKAGDVFRWSDSFCSRMIKGEGPRIAPSSEAVVAYAEAPIGQQVKIGAYVGVPLLKEDGTLFGTLCAIDPLPQPQVIQQELPLIELLAQLLSRILHADIKSAEQARLAEHLQTEALTDGLTGLYNRRGWDQLLDSEEERCAIYGYPASIIVVDINGLQAINDSQGHAAGDQILQRTGELLKQVTRKQDTVARTGGDEFAMLCVECPLVEGELIRHQLEKALGESQLHATVGIAGRHPSQGLRWAWANADRAMYSRKPASQQKNR encoded by the coding sequence ATGACATTTATACCTAGTATTGATGCTAGTCAACTGCTCGACTTTAATACCGCAGCCCTAGCCGTTTTAAACCATCTTCACGATCGGCTTGGATTTGACCTGTGGATGGTAACGCGCACTGAGGGTGAAGACTGGATTGTCTTACAAGCCGACGACACAGGCTACGGCGTCAAAGCCGGAGACGTTTTTCGCTGGTCTGACTCCTTTTGCTCTCGCATGATCAAAGGAGAAGGCCCTCGCATTGCCCCTTCTTCTGAGGCGGTAGTGGCCTACGCCGAAGCCCCCATTGGACAACAAGTCAAAATTGGAGCCTACGTGGGTGTACCACTGTTAAAGGAGGATGGCACCTTATTTGGCACCCTTTGCGCCATCGACCCGCTGCCTCAGCCCCAAGTCATTCAGCAGGAGCTGCCCTTAATCGAGCTTTTGGCCCAGCTGCTCAGCCGCATTCTTCACGCCGATATAAAATCCGCAGAGCAGGCACGACTAGCCGAGCATTTGCAAACAGAAGCCTTGACCGATGGGCTCACTGGGCTCTACAACCGTCGCGGTTGGGACCAGCTTTTAGACAGCGAAGAAGAACGCTGCGCCATCTATGGTTACCCCGCCAGCATCATCGTCGTTGACATCAACGGCCTCCAAGCAATCAACGACAGCCAAGGCCACGCCGCTGGAGACCAGATTTTACAGCGCACTGGGGAGCTGCTTAAGCAAGTAACCCGCAAACAGGATACCGTCGCCCGCACTGGTGGCGATGAATTTGCCATGCTCTGTGTGGAGTGTCCTTTAGTTGAGGGAGAACTGATTAGGCACCAACTCGAGAAAGCCCTAGGAGAAAGCCAGCTTCATGCCACGGTGGGAATTGCGGGCCGCCACCCTAGCCAAGGGCTGCGATGGGCTTGGGCCAATGCCGATCGCGCCATGTACAGCCGCAAGCCTGCTAGCCAACAAAAAAACCGTTAA
- a CDS encoding Crp/Fnr family transcriptional regulator — MPFMQADTLSEQYPLLQGASPETVEWLLSVATRHDYPANRAVVMEDAWGNAVYFIESGWVKVRRHAEDSSITLAVLGRGDFFGEMAILDESPRSTDVVAMTAVKLMSISAQRFLQTLSKDSQLHHRLLQIMVQRLRQTNLRFQLRHQPPAVKLAATITAIQEAYGEPVDDGVDLFNIPRKDLADLADITPEEANKIMAKLVEKGWIVEDNARSVLHLKNTRQLAHLAGRL, encoded by the coding sequence ATGCCTTTTATGCAAGCCGATACGCTGAGCGAACAATACCCTCTGTTGCAAGGGGCGAGCCCCGAAACCGTAGAGTGGCTGCTGTCTGTAGCCACTCGCCATGACTACCCAGCCAACCGAGCTGTAGTTATGGAAGATGCTTGGGGTAATGCCGTTTACTTTATAGAATCCGGCTGGGTTAAAGTTCGCCGCCATGCTGAAGATAGTTCCATTACCCTGGCGGTGCTAGGCAGAGGCGACTTCTTTGGTGAAATGGCCATTCTAGACGAGTCACCCCGCTCCACCGATGTCGTCGCTATGACCGCTGTCAAGCTGATGAGCATTTCAGCACAGCGATTTCTTCAAACCCTGTCTAAGGACTCCCAGTTACACCATCGGCTGCTGCAAATTATGGTGCAGCGGCTGCGTCAGACCAACTTGCGCTTCCAGCTACGTCATCAGCCCCCTGCGGTTAAACTGGCTGCCACCATCACGGCGATCCAGGAGGCCTACGGTGAGCCAGTAGATGACGGTGTCGACCTGTTCAACATTCCCCGCAAAGACCTAGCCGACTTGGCCGACATCACCCCCGAAGAAGCCAACAAAATTATGGCCAAGCTAGTCGAAAAAGGCTGGATTGTTGAAGACAATGCCCGCTCAGTGCTGCACCTCAAAAATACGCGTCAGCTAGCCCATTTAGCCGGGCGACTATAG
- a CDS encoding choice-of-anchor I family protein, translating into MADFTLQLFHAADQEGNITALDDASRFSAVLNALKNQDIDGDGVAGFANTLILSSGDAYIPGVFFNASTDAFGGAGRGDILIQNALGFQAIAFGNHEFDQGTALVADLIGGSEDDPTTEIDESFTGTAFPYLSGNLDFSTDANLADLVVPDAAAPRPNGIAASTVIEVNGERIGVVGATTPTISNVNVRISNPGTVTVLPQPFDSSPTPEQLDALAAEIQADIDALLAANSDIDKVVLLAHMQQIAIEQELAQRLSNVDIIVAGGSNTRLFDENDRPRANDTNQGIYPIIQTGADGNPIAVVNTDGNYKYVGRLVVDFDENGVLLPESYDPTVSGAYATDEAGVAAVGGEGLTDPAIAAITAALREAIIATESNVFGVSEVFLNGNRGAVRTQETNLGNLTADANLAIAKEVDPTAVISLKNGGGIRNNIGQTLVPAGGTGDAELLPNEEIPGVKPAGGISQNDVANALSFNNALSLITVTAEELLALVEHGVSASSLDDSVSPGQFPQIGGFSFSFDVTAEPGNRVQSLAIEAEDGTDIDVVVQNGEIVGDPSRTFRMVTLSFLADGGDGYPFPTGDTTSRVDLVNETATATGNATFAPDFSEQDALAEYLFDNFGAETPFAAAETGRELDSRIQNLAFRSDGVVDDAGPVDPTDPTEPTEPGVDPASLLVPLGTYETGVFDASAAEIVVHDPDSQRLFVVNAQVPSVEVLDISDPSNPTKLFDIDPSAYGAGANSVAISNGIVAVAIESAEKTDPGSVVFFDIDGNFLNAVTVGALPDMLTFTPDGTRVLVANEGEPNADYTIDPEGSISIIDLSGGVANLTQANVTTADFTVFNAQRDALVADGVRIFGPNATVAQDVEPEYIAVTGDSSTAYVALQENNALAVVDIASGTVTDILPLGVKNHNQPTVTQLETYEFTDLPVLGTTAAGQEIPLGGFSGLTFEGYTANGNLKFITHTDRGPNGEPTGINRPFLLPDFAPEIIRFELDRSTGALALTERIQLQSAPGDLLTGLPNTAISDNASQPYNDEVPVDLQGNVLKRDALGADLEGIVTAPDGTFWMVDEYRPAIYHFDSSGVLIDRFVPEGTAAAVGEAEGTFGTEALPAVLAQRRQNRGFEGVAFQDGKVYAFVQSPIRNPDTLSNGVLNGSTNIRIVEFDPTTQTTRQFLYQMDNGPAVSETDSRADKIGDAVAIGNGEFLVLERDDDAIDSDPLSDIQKKIYRFSLGDATDITGLDDPIDGKTVDQMTAAELAAAGIKPINKTLHVDLAAAGYDTVEKVEGLTIVDSNTLAVVNDNDFTVAGITIDPATGTFTPDPNAETPTLGLLTLRGNGLDASDRDDAINIQKLPVFGLYLPDAISLYEAGGETYIVTANEGDAREYDTFAEEARVKDLALDPVAFPNAAELQADEVLGRLTVTTTLGDTDGDGDYDELYAFGGRSFSIWNTQGNLVYDSGAEFEQTIAELFPTEFNADNSENGSFDSRSDNKGPEPEGVTIGEVDGRTYAFIGLERFGGVMTYDITNPAEAFFVDFVNNRDFAGDAEAGTASDLGAEGLVFIPAAESPNGSPLVIVANEVSGSTTVFDASALEALAPDVPGEEVSDFLLDLRDITGDVTTTFSVNREAAFDNFVGLYQIADLNGGIDLNGDGSADVTPGQSGYTEAALANRAEAVALTTANLTTSVFESTVAGGSLYAPFLIANGNLDSFNSNEVYFAFGSANADGVEHIRVIDGAIGFEDLFGGGDNDFNDIVVKVAVSV; encoded by the coding sequence ATGGCTGACTTCACGCTCCAACTCTTCCACGCCGCTGATCAAGAGGGCAATATTACCGCCCTTGACGATGCTTCTCGGTTCTCAGCCGTATTAAATGCCCTAAAAAATCAAGATATTGATGGTGACGGCGTAGCAGGCTTTGCCAATACGCTAATTTTGTCGTCCGGGGATGCGTACATTCCTGGCGTATTTTTCAATGCCAGCACTGACGCGTTTGGCGGTGCCGGGCGCGGCGATATTTTAATTCAAAATGCTTTAGGCTTTCAGGCGATCGCTTTTGGCAACCATGAGTTTGACCAAGGTACTGCTCTGGTGGCCGATCTGATTGGTGGTAGCGAAGATGATCCAACCACAGAAATCGACGAATCATTTACTGGAACAGCGTTTCCTTACCTAAGCGGCAACCTCGACTTCAGCACCGACGCCAACCTGGCCGATCTAGTCGTGCCCGATGCTGCCGCTCCTCGGCCTAACGGCATCGCCGCCTCTACAGTAATCGAGGTCAATGGCGAGCGCATCGGCGTGGTGGGGGCCACAACTCCTACCATCAGCAACGTCAATGTGCGCATCTCTAACCCTGGTACTGTCACAGTACTGCCCCAGCCCTTTGACAGCAGCCCCACACCCGAACAGCTCGACGCCCTGGCTGCCGAAATTCAGGCCGATATCGATGCCCTGCTAGCCGCCAACTCCGACATTGACAAAGTTGTGCTGCTGGCCCACATGCAGCAGATCGCCATCGAGCAAGAGCTGGCCCAGCGGCTATCGAATGTCGATATCATCGTTGCCGGTGGCTCCAACACTCGCCTCTTTGACGAGAACGATCGCCCCCGCGCCAACGATACCAACCAAGGCATTTACCCTATTATTCAAACCGGTGCCGACGGCAACCCCATCGCCGTAGTCAACACCGACGGCAACTACAAGTATGTCGGTCGTCTAGTGGTTGACTTCGACGAAAACGGCGTGCTCCTGCCCGAAAGCTACGACCCAACTGTCAGCGGAGCCTACGCCACCGACGAGGCAGGCGTTGCCGCTGTAGGCGGTGAAGGACTGACGGATCCGGCGATCGCAGCAATTACCGCTGCCCTGCGCGAGGCAATTATTGCCACCGAGAGCAACGTGTTTGGCGTCAGCGAAGTATTTCTCAACGGCAACCGGGGCGCGGTACGCACCCAAGAAACCAATCTCGGCAATCTCACCGCCGATGCCAACCTGGCGATTGCTAAGGAAGTTGACCCGACGGCAGTCATTTCGCTCAAAAACGGCGGCGGCATTCGCAATAACATTGGCCAAACGCTGGTGCCTGCAGGCGGTACGGGTGACGCTGAGCTGTTGCCCAATGAAGAAATCCCTGGAGTAAAACCCGCCGGCGGTATCTCTCAAAACGACGTGGCTAATGCCCTGTCATTTAACAACGCCCTCTCGCTGATCACGGTCACCGCAGAGGAACTGCTGGCGCTAGTTGAACACGGCGTTTCGGCCAGCAGCTTGGATGACAGCGTGTCTCCCGGTCAGTTCCCTCAAATCGGTGGGTTTTCTTTTAGCTTTGATGTTACGGCTGAGCCCGGTAACCGCGTTCAATCTTTGGCGATCGAGGCTGAAGACGGCACCGACATTGATGTAGTGGTGCAAAACGGCGAAATTGTGGGCGACCCTAGCCGCACCTTTCGCATGGTAACCCTCAGCTTCTTGGCTGACGGAGGCGATGGCTATCCTTTCCCCACGGGCGACACCACCAGCCGGGTTGACCTAGTGAATGAGACGGCCACGGCCACAGGTAACGCTACCTTTGCCCCCGATTTCAGCGAGCAGGATGCTCTAGCGGAGTATCTGTTCGACAATTTTGGTGCAGAAACGCCTTTTGCCGCCGCTGAGACAGGCCGCGAGCTAGACAGCCGTATTCAAAACCTGGCATTCCGCAGCGATGGCGTGGTTGACGATGCTGGCCCTGTCGATCCAACGGATCCTACTGAACCCACTGAACCCGGCGTCGATCCCGCATCGCTGCTAGTACCCCTGGGCACCTATGAGACCGGAGTGTTTGACGCTAGCGCCGCTGAAATCGTGGTCCACGACCCGGACTCTCAGCGGCTGTTTGTAGTCAACGCCCAGGTTCCGTCCGTGGAGGTTTTGGATATTAGCGATCCTAGCAACCCTACTAAGCTGTTTGACATTGACCCCTCGGCCTACGGGGCTGGGGCCAACAGCGTGGCAATTAGCAACGGTATCGTAGCCGTAGCCATTGAAAGCGCTGAAAAAACCGACCCCGGCAGCGTGGTGTTCTTTGACATCGACGGCAATTTCTTGAACGCCGTTACCGTGGGCGCTCTGCCCGACATGCTGACCTTTACCCCTGATGGCACTAGGGTGCTGGTAGCCAATGAAGGGGAACCCAACGCTGATTACACCATTGACCCCGAGGGTTCGATCAGCATCATCGACCTGTCTGGAGGTGTCGCTAACCTCACGCAGGCCAATGTCACCACCGCCGACTTCACCGTCTTCAACGCTCAGCGTGACGCCCTGGTAGCCGACGGCGTGCGAATTTTTGGCCCCAACGCCACTGTTGCCCAGGATGTTGAGCCTGAGTACATTGCGGTGACTGGCGACTCTAGCACAGCCTACGTAGCGCTGCAGGAAAACAACGCCCTGGCGGTAGTCGACATTGCCTCAGGTACGGTAACCGATATTCTGCCGTTAGGTGTGAAGAACCATAATCAGCCTACGGTGACCCAATTAGAGACCTACGAGTTCACCGATCTGCCGGTTTTAGGGACCACGGCTGCTGGCCAGGAGATTCCGCTAGGGGGCTTCTCTGGCCTCACCTTTGAGGGCTATACGGCCAACGGCAATCTAAAGTTCATTACCCATACCGATCGCGGCCCCAACGGCGAACCGACCGGCATCAACCGTCCCTTCCTGCTGCCCGACTTTGCACCGGAGATCATCCGGTTTGAGCTCGATCGCAGCACTGGCGCCCTTGCCCTCACCGAGCGCATTCAACTGCAATCGGCACCGGGTGATTTGCTCACCGGTTTGCCCAACACCGCCATTAGCGACAATGCCAGCCAGCCCTACAACGATGAAGTGCCGGTTGATCTGCAAGGCAATGTCTTGAAGCGCGATGCCCTAGGGGCCGACCTAGAAGGCATTGTTACGGCCCCCGATGGCACCTTCTGGATGGTGGATGAATACCGTCCGGCAATCTACCACTTTGACAGCAGCGGGGTCTTGATCGATCGCTTCGTGCCTGAAGGGACAGCCGCTGCCGTCGGAGAAGCCGAGGGCACCTTTGGCACCGAGGCACTACCTGCAGTTTTGGCGCAACGCCGCCAGAACCGAGGGTTTGAAGGGGTCGCCTTCCAGGACGGTAAGGTGTACGCCTTTGTACAAAGCCCAATTCGTAACCCGGACACCCTGAGCAATGGCGTACTCAACGGCTCGACCAATATTCGAATTGTGGAGTTTGACCCCACCACCCAGACCACGCGCCAGTTCCTCTACCAGATGGACAATGGGCCAGCGGTGAGTGAGACGGATAGCCGGGCCGATAAAATCGGCGATGCTGTGGCGATCGGCAATGGGGAATTTTTGGTGCTGGAGCGGGATGATGATGCGATCGACAGCGACCCCTTGAGCGATATTCAGAAAAAGATCTATCGCTTTAGCCTGGGTGATGCCACCGATATCACCGGACTGGATGACCCGATTGACGGCAAGACTGTGGATCAAATGACTGCGGCAGAACTAGCTGCAGCAGGGATTAAACCCATCAACAAAACCCTGCACGTCGACCTAGCGGCAGCGGGTTACGACACAGTGGAGAAGGTGGAAGGGTTGACCATTGTCGACAGCAACACCCTAGCCGTTGTCAATGACAACGACTTCACCGTTGCAGGCATTACTATCGACCCTGCCACAGGCACATTTACCCCCGATCCCAACGCGGAAACGCCAACTCTGGGGCTGCTCACCCTGCGAGGTAACGGTCTCGATGCTAGCGATCGCGACGATGCCATCAACATTCAGAAGCTCCCTGTGTTTGGCCTGTATTTACCCGATGCCATTTCCCTCTATGAGGCTGGTGGCGAAACCTACATCGTCACCGCCAACGAAGGGGATGCCCGTGAGTACGACACCTTTGCCGAAGAAGCGCGGGTGAAGGATTTAGCCCTAGATCCGGTGGCGTTCCCCAACGCCGCTGAACTTCAGGCTGACGAGGTTCTAGGTCGCCTCACCGTGACCACCACCCTAGGTGACACCGACGGCGACGGCGACTACGACGAACTCTACGCCTTTGGGGGCCGATCCTTCTCCATCTGGAATACGCAGGGCAATCTGGTCTATGACAGCGGTGCCGAGTTCGAGCAGACTATCGCCGAGCTGTTCCCCACCGAATTTAATGCCGACAACAGCGAGAATGGCTCCTTCGACAGCCGCAGCGACAACAAGGGGCCTGAACCCGAAGGCGTAACCATCGGTGAAGTCGATGGGCGCACCTACGCCTTCATCGGCCTAGAGCGGTTTGGCGGTGTGATGACCTACGACATCACCAACCCTGCTGAAGCGTTCTTCGTTGATTTCGTCAACAATCGCGATTTTGCAGGCGATGCCGAAGCCGGTACTGCTAGCGATCTAGGCGCTGAGGGACTGGTGTTTATCCCCGCTGCCGAGAGTCCCAATGGTAGCCCTCTGGTGATTGTGGCCAACGAGGTCAGCGGCAGCACCACGGTGTTTGACGCCAGCGCCCTCGAAGCCTTAGCACCCGATGTCCCTGGCGAGGAGGTATCTGACTTTTTGCTTGACCTGCGCGACATTACTGGGGATGTAACCACCACCTTCTCCGTCAACCGGGAGGCAGCTTTCGACAACTTTGTGGGCTTATACCAGATTGCCGATCTTAACGGCGGCATTGACCTCAACGGTGACGGTAGTGCCGACGTGACGCCCGGTCAATCGGGGTATACCGAGGCGGCATTGGCAAACCGCGCCGAGGCTGTGGCCCTAACTACTGCCAACCTCACCACATCGGTCTTTGAGTCAACGGTAGCCGGAGGTAGCCTCTACGCGCCCTTCCTCATCGCCAACGGTAACTTGGACAGCTTCAACTCTAACGAGGTGTACTTTGCCTTTGGCAGCGCCAACGCTGACGGGGTTGAGCACATCCGCGTTATCGATGGCGCGATCGGGTTTGAGGATCTGTTTGGCGGCGGCGACAATGACTTTAACGACATCGTTGTGAAGGTTGCCGTATCTGTCTGA
- the nadA gene encoding quinolinate synthase NadA has protein sequence MFTTLSPIAASPTHDLVDVINALKQELNAVVLAHYYQESDIQDVADYIGDSLGLSRQAADTSADVIVFAGVHFMAETAKILNPDKQVLLPDLNAGCSLADSCPPDAFAAFKAAHPDHLVISYINCTAVIKAMSDIICTSSNAVSIVQQLPPEQKIIFAPDQNLGRYVMQQTGRDMVLWQGSCMVHETFSEKKLVQLQMNHPEAEVIAHPECEAAVLRHAHFVGSTTALLKYAQQSPKSEFIVVTEPGIIHQMEKQAPGKVFIPAPPTASCACNECPHMRLNTLEKLYLAMKYRQPEIVLDPELQRQALKPIQRMLDLSAP, from the coding sequence GTGTTTACAACTCTTTCGCCCATTGCCGCATCCCCAACCCACGATTTGGTTGACGTCATCAACGCTCTTAAGCAAGAGCTGAATGCTGTTGTTTTAGCGCACTATTACCAAGAGTCTGATATTCAAGATGTAGCTGACTACATTGGCGATTCTTTGGGGTTATCTCGCCAGGCAGCCGATACCAGTGCTGATGTAATCGTGTTTGCAGGGGTGCACTTCATGGCTGAGACTGCCAAGATTCTCAATCCCGATAAGCAAGTCCTGCTGCCCGACCTCAACGCAGGCTGCTCTTTGGCTGACAGCTGCCCTCCTGATGCCTTTGCGGCGTTTAAAGCCGCGCACCCCGATCACCTAGTGATCTCATACATCAACTGTACGGCCGTCATCAAGGCCATGAGTGACATTATTTGCACCAGCTCCAATGCGGTCAGCATTGTGCAGCAGCTGCCACCTGAGCAAAAGATTATTTTTGCCCCCGACCAAAATTTGGGCCGCTACGTGATGCAGCAGACCGGCCGAGACATGGTGCTGTGGCAGGGCAGCTGCATGGTACACGAAACGTTTTCAGAAAAGAAGCTGGTACAACTTCAGATGAATCACCCCGAAGCTGAGGTGATTGCCCACCCCGAGTGCGAAGCGGCGGTGCTGCGCCATGCCCATTTTGTCGGGTCAACAACAGCCTTGCTCAAGTACGCCCAACAAAGCCCCAAGTCTGAGTTCATAGTGGTGACAGAACCAGGCATTATTCACCAGATGGAGAAACAAGCCCCAGGCAAGGTCTTCATTCCAGCACCGCCCACAGCATCCTGCGCCTGCAATGAATGCCCCCATATGCGCCTCAACACCTTAGAAAAGCTTTACCTCGCAATGAAGTATCGCCAGCCCGAGATTGTTTTAGACCCAGAGCTACAGCGCCAAGCACTGAAGCCTATCCAACGGATGCTAGACCTCAGTGCGCCTTAA